In the Deinococcus budaensis genome, one interval contains:
- a CDS encoding S8 family serine peptidase, which yields MAKAPAAYRPAYIVSVPVTAEDTAQSLEARYGGQVAGLNVAAGYAVLGLDRAGAQAHNLSAQTGSRLGMAERNLDQFRAGNTALMGARRSIWMGGEWETWAGARRTIWMGGTYTPVEQNSGTFQQIRLERAHQLAPNLGAGVKVAVIDTGLDLSHPAFVGALAPSTEWKDFVGNDDLPQEEGTLGIGGYGHGTAVASIVLQVAPRATILPLRVLGPDGSGDTLQVANAIYHAAAVGARVINLSLGSAERSDVIEKAIKYATEKKNILVVASAGNEDLAAITYPAAQATDGAAGERSLSVGSVNPLDLKSDFSNYQKDKLELVAPGENVYAAGPEGLLVSWSGTSMAAPMVAGGLALAQGQTLAVSLKDVTKKMADNGQDLYNNGMNGAYKDKLGKGRLDLEKFLINVVRY from the coding sequence GTGGCCAAGGCCCCCGCGGCGTACCGCCCGGCCTACATTGTCAGCGTGCCGGTCACGGCTGAGGACACCGCGCAGAGCCTGGAGGCGCGCTACGGTGGCCAGGTCGCCGGGCTGAACGTGGCGGCAGGCTACGCGGTCCTGGGGCTGGACCGGGCCGGGGCGCAGGCCCACAACCTCAGCGCCCAGACAGGCAGCCGTTTGGGGATGGCCGAGCGCAACCTCGACCAGTTCCGCGCCGGAAACACGGCCCTGATGGGTGCCCGCCGCAGCATATGGATGGGCGGCGAATGGGAGACCTGGGCGGGAGCGCGCCGGACTATATGGATGGGCGGCACCTATACCCCGGTCGAACAGAACTCGGGGACCTTCCAGCAGATCCGACTGGAGCGTGCCCACCAGCTCGCGCCTAACCTCGGCGCGGGGGTCAAGGTGGCGGTCATCGACACCGGCCTCGACCTGAGCCACCCGGCTTTCGTCGGTGCTCTGGCGCCGTCCACCGAGTGGAAGGACTTTGTGGGCAACGACGACCTGCCGCAGGAGGAAGGCACCCTGGGTATCGGCGGGTACGGGCACGGCACGGCGGTCGCCAGCATCGTTCTCCAGGTCGCGCCCCGGGCCACCATCCTGCCGCTGCGGGTGCTGGGACCGGACGGCTCGGGCGACACCTTGCAGGTCGCCAACGCGATCTACCACGCCGCCGCCGTGGGGGCCCGGGTCATCAACCTCAGCCTGGGCAGCGCCGAGCGCTCGGACGTGATCGAAAAGGCCATCAAATACGCGACCGAGAAGAAGAACATCCTGGTCGTCGCCTCGGCGGGCAACGAGGACCTCGCGGCGATCACCTACCCGGCGGCCCAGGCGACGGACGGCGCGGCGGGCGAACGCAGCCTCAGCGTGGGCAGCGTCAACCCCCTCGACCTCAAGTCGGACTTCTCCAACTACCAGAAAGACAAGCTGGAACTGGTCGCCCCCGGCGAGAACGTCTACGCGGCGGGGCCAGAAGGCCTGCTGGTGTCGTGGAGCGGCACGTCGATGGCGGCGCCGATGGTCGCGGGCGGGCTGGCGCTCGCGCAGGGGCAGACGCTGGCGGTCAGCCTCAAGGACGTCACCAAGAAGATGGCCGACAATGGGCAGGACCTTTACAACAACGGCATGAACGGCGCCTACAAGGACAAGCTGGGCAAGGGCCGCCTCGATCTGGAGAAGTTCCTGATCAACGTCGTTCGGTACTGA
- a CDS encoding tetratricopeptide repeat protein, which produces MFGPGSAAQHTGSDDPAARVAALNEAASALLKTDEAGALSLAQTAACLAGTHDVAGLARAQLIQGSVYARRGESEQALAQLQDALRLFRAADHPAGERDALTALGRIGMQLGDFLVARDHLAAALSLTEKQSAEAAQILNLLAGSHHASGEYAQALSHLHRARQIHELLGDQREVANVLGNMGTLHTSLGNYPDALAHLSEAYRIFRDSLSDERMQAIALINLGTVHLDMGEFTRAARYFEEALDIAVQRGDRLTIATAKLNIAEAWTGNRDPQRAEAAYSEALATARQIQYRTGEVSALIGLGRLLAQRGELTEAAAAHAEAVAIAREIEDLEGELDALNHLGEVQAEQGDFPAALASLERALTLAQDADHKKTVYEAHRALAEVHKRAGDFERALRHHELYHQAERALFNEESDRKTRELGAQFEVERARHETEVQRLQRELADTAREEAEALVQARTAELEQAQVEIVTRLAVAAEYRDDMTGEHTWRVGHVSALIARDLGLPEEDVALLRIAARLHDVGKIGIPDAILLKPGRFTPEEFERMKVHTLIGARILSGGHSRLLRMAEEIALSHHERWDGGGYPLGQAGHSIPLTGRIVAVADVFDALTNERPYKSAWTRAQALAELQRQADQQFDPEVVAAGLRVFSRVEGPITPR; this is translated from the coding sequence ATGTTCGGACCTGGGAGCGCTGCACAGCACACTGGCAGCGACGATCCCGCCGCAAGGGTAGCCGCGCTGAACGAGGCTGCCTCTGCCCTGCTAAAGACCGACGAGGCAGGGGCGCTGAGTCTTGCGCAGACTGCCGCCTGCCTCGCGGGCACCCACGACGTGGCTGGACTGGCCCGGGCGCAGCTGATTCAGGGGTCGGTCTATGCACGGCGCGGCGAGAGCGAGCAGGCGCTGGCGCAGTTGCAGGACGCACTGCGGCTGTTCCGGGCCGCCGACCATCCCGCCGGGGAGCGCGACGCCCTCACGGCCCTGGGGCGCATCGGCATGCAACTGGGGGACTTTCTGGTCGCCCGGGACCACCTGGCGGCGGCGCTGTCCTTGACCGAAAAACAGAGTGCCGAGGCGGCCCAGATACTCAACCTGCTGGCCGGGTCCCACCATGCCAGCGGGGAATATGCGCAGGCCCTGAGCCACCTGCACCGGGCGCGGCAGATCCATGAACTGCTGGGGGACCAGCGGGAGGTCGCCAACGTGCTGGGCAACATGGGCACCCTCCACACCAGCTTGGGCAACTACCCCGATGCCCTCGCGCACCTGTCCGAGGCCTACCGGATCTTCCGCGACAGCCTCAGCGACGAGCGGATGCAGGCGATAGCCCTCATCAATCTGGGCACCGTTCACCTGGACATGGGGGAATTCACCAGAGCGGCGCGCTACTTCGAGGAGGCGTTGGATATCGCGGTGCAGCGGGGCGACCGGCTGACCATCGCCACGGCCAAGCTGAACATCGCCGAGGCGTGGACCGGCAACCGGGACCCCCAGCGGGCCGAGGCTGCCTACAGCGAGGCGCTGGCCACCGCCCGCCAGATCCAGTACCGCACCGGCGAGGTCTCCGCGCTGATCGGCCTGGGCAGGCTCCTGGCGCAGCGCGGCGAACTGACCGAGGCCGCCGCCGCCCACGCCGAGGCCGTGGCCATCGCCCGCGAGATCGAGGACCTGGAGGGCGAACTCGATGCCCTGAACCACCTGGGAGAGGTTCAGGCCGAACAGGGCGACTTCCCCGCTGCCCTGGCCTCGCTGGAGCGCGCCCTGACGCTCGCCCAGGACGCCGACCACAAGAAGACGGTGTACGAGGCCCACCGCGCCCTGGCAGAGGTCCACAAGCGGGCTGGAGACTTTGAGCGCGCCTTGCGCCACCACGAGCTTTATCACCAGGCCGAACGCGCACTGTTCAACGAGGAGAGTGACCGCAAGACCCGTGAACTGGGCGCGCAGTTCGAGGTGGAGCGCGCCCGCCACGAGACCGAGGTGCAGCGCCTGCAACGCGAGCTGGCCGACACGGCGCGTGAGGAGGCCGAGGCGCTGGTGCAAGCGCGCACCGCCGAGCTGGAACAGGCCCAGGTGGAGATCGTGACCCGGCTGGCGGTGGCGGCCGAGTACCGCGACGACATGACCGGCGAGCATACCTGGCGGGTGGGTCACGTCTCGGCCCTGATCGCGCGCGACCTGGGCCTGCCCGAGGAGGACGTGGCCCTGCTGCGGATCGCCGCGCGCCTGCACGACGTGGGCAAGATCGGCATTCCCGACGCCATCTTGCTCAAGCCTGGGCGCTTCACCCCCGAAGAGTTCGAGCGGATGAAGGTCCATACCCTGATCGGCGCCCGCATCCTGTCGGGCGGGCACTCCCGGTTGTTGCGAATGGCCGAGGAAATCGCCCTGTCGCACCACGAACGCTGGGACGGCGGCGGCTACCCGCTGGGCCAGGCCGGACACAGCATCCCCCTCACCGGGCGCATCGTGGCCGTCGCGGACGTATTCGACGCCCTGACCAACGAGCGGCCCTACAAGTCGGCGTGGACCCGCGCGCAGGCGCTCGCGGAATTGCAGCGGCAGGCGGACCAGCAGTTCGACCCCGAGGTGGTGGCGGCGGGGCTGCGGGTCTTCTCGCGGGTCGAGGGACCGATCACGCCGCGCTGA
- a CDS encoding ABC transporter ATP-binding protein, producing MTPPPAFPSLAPATLAPAQAAPALAARDLRHGFGSTPVLHGVSLSVEGGEVVAVTGPSGSGKSTLLHLLGGLDTPQAGEVWWAGERVDSLGTQARALRRAGRVGLVFQHHYLLEDLSVLQNVLVPALLTRQDGQERARALLRRVGLAGRESSLPGVLSGGERQRVAVARALATRPAVILADEPTGSLDRANAEVIATLLLDLAREDGAGVLLVTHDERLAAHAGRALHLLDGRIVDA from the coding sequence GTGACTCCGCCGCCCGCCTTCCCCTCCCTGGCCCCTGCGACCCTGGCCCCGGCCCAAGCGGCTCCGGCGCTCGCGGCCCGGGACCTGCGCCACGGCTTTGGCAGCACGCCCGTGCTGCACGGCGTCTCGCTCAGCGTGGAGGGGGGCGAAGTCGTCGCGGTGACCGGCCCCTCGGGCAGCGGCAAGAGCACGCTGCTGCACCTGCTGGGCGGCCTGGACACGCCGCAGGCGGGCGAGGTGTGGTGGGCGGGCGAGCGGGTGGACAGCCTGGGCACCCAGGCGCGGGCGCTGCGGCGGGCCGGCCGGGTCGGGCTGGTCTTTCAGCACCACTACCTGCTGGAGGACCTGAGCGTGCTGCAAAACGTGCTGGTGCCCGCCCTGCTGACCCGGCAAGACGGCCAGGAGCGGGCGCGCGCCCTCTTGAGAAGGGTGGGGCTGGCCGGGCGGGAAAGCAGCCTGCCCGGTGTCTTGAGCGGCGGCGAGCGCCAGCGGGTCGCGGTGGCCCGCGCGCTGGCGACCCGCCCCGCCGTGATCCTGGCCGACGAGCCGACCGGCAGCCTCGACCGCGCCAACGCCGAGGTGATCGCCACGCTGCTGCTCGACCTCGCCCGCGAGGACGGCGCGGGCGTGCTGCTGGTCACCCACGACGAGCGGCTGGCGGCGCATGCGGGCCGGGCGCTGCACCTGCTCGACGGACGGATCGTGGACGCCTGA
- a CDS encoding fasciclin domain-containing protein, which yields MKQRILMVSAALFLVSPALAGGGSSVPAANTIAGIVANDPNFSTLLAAVQAAGLTQTLAQPGPYTVFAPTNAAFAKVPADQLTALLNNPAQLRAVLLYHVVPGRVTAAQVSSLTSARTAQGADLSVSASSGTVQINDATVTRADIRASNGIIHVIDTVLLPPN from the coding sequence ATGAAGCAGCGAATCCTGATGGTCAGCGCCGCCCTGTTCCTCGTTTCTCCGGCCCTGGCGGGCGGCGGCTCCTCTGTGCCTGCGGCGAACACCATCGCCGGGATCGTCGCCAACGATCCGAACTTCAGCACGCTGCTCGCGGCGGTGCAGGCGGCGGGCCTGACCCAGACGCTGGCGCAGCCTGGCCCCTACACGGTGTTCGCGCCCACCAACGCGGCCTTTGCCAAGGTTCCGGCCGACCAGCTCACCGCGCTGCTCAACAACCCCGCGCAGCTGCGCGCCGTGCTGCTCTACCACGTGGTGCCGGGAAGGGTCACGGCGGCGCAGGTCAGTAGCCTCACGAGCGCGCGCACCGCGCAGGGCGCCGACCTGAGCGTCAGCGCGAGCAGCGGCACGGTGCAGATCAACGACGCGACTGTCACGCGCGCCGACATCCGCGCCAGCAACGGGATCATCCACGTGATCGACACTGTGCTGCTGCCGCCCAACTGA
- a CDS encoding VanW family protein encodes MTHQADQRPSRPLVLRRGLTRTATLAAALMLVSAGLAPPVRADVPAAPRPLLLKVTAPEPVLRGGVVVPGQVTRTYSLTLDAGERRLLRARQPSREQPSRDLNALLEQVYARIEARTPRDARFVRVGGEWTAQAQTGWRVRRAETAERLRAALERPAAGRGALEVEVALRLTPPARTVADLHERGVVAHLASGESGFAGSPEFRVHNIRVGSSRLHGVWLEPGAVFDFNALIGRISKERGFVPGYVIAGQSLTMEPGGGICQVSTTVFRAAYLAGLEVVERHAHSHQVAYYDPPGFEATVYAPAKNLRFRNDTASPLLMQAAWDLEAGTLSIHLFGGPPDRQVQVSPPRIRDLRPALAPSFVPAPDLKPGEARRIDLPASGMRVRIERTVRRDGKVRRDETLSHYRPWGGVFAVAPGDERLR; translated from the coding sequence ATGACCCATCAGGCAGACCAGAGACCCTCCCGGCCGTTGGTCCTGAGGCGGGGGCTGACCCGCACCGCCACGCTGGCGGCGGCGCTGATGCTGGTGTCGGCCGGGCTGGCGCCCCCCGTGCGCGCGGACGTTCCGGCGGCGCCCCGTCCGCTTTTGCTGAAGGTCACGGCCCCCGAACCCGTGCTGCGCGGCGGCGTGGTCGTGCCCGGCCAGGTCACCCGGACCTACAGTCTGACCCTGGATGCCGGGGAACGCCGCCTGCTGCGCGCCCGCCAACCCAGCCGGGAACAGCCCAGCCGCGACCTGAACGCGCTGCTGGAACAGGTCTACGCCCGCATCGAGGCGAGGACGCCCAGAGACGCCCGCTTCGTGCGGGTGGGGGGCGAGTGGACCGCGCAGGCGCAGACCGGCTGGCGGGTGCGGCGGGCCGAGACGGCGGAGCGGCTGCGCGCGGCCCTGGAACGCCCCGCAGCGGGCCGGGGCGCCCTGGAGGTCGAGGTCGCCCTGCGCCTGACCCCCCCGGCCCGGACGGTGGCCGACCTGCACGAGCGCGGCGTGGTGGCGCACCTCGCGTCGGGCGAGTCGGGCTTTGCGGGCAGCCCGGAGTTCCGGGTCCACAACATCCGGGTGGGGAGCAGCCGCCTGCACGGGGTCTGGCTTGAGCCCGGCGCGGTCTTCGACTTCAATGCGCTGATCGGCCGCATCTCGAAGGAGCGGGGCTTCGTGCCCGGCTACGTGATCGCGGGCCAGAGCCTGACGATGGAACCCGGCGGGGGCATCTGCCAGGTCAGCACCACCGTGTTTCGCGCCGCGTATCTGGCGGGGCTGGAGGTCGTCGAGCGCCACGCCCACTCGCATCAGGTGGCCTATTACGACCCGCCCGGCTTCGAGGCGACCGTGTACGCGCCCGCCAAGAACCTGCGCTTTCGCAACGACACGGCCTCTCCCCTGCTGATGCAGGCCGCCTGGGACCTGGAGGCGGGGACGCTGAGCATCCACCTGTTCGGCGGCCCGCCCGACCGTCAGGTGCAGGTTTCCCCTCCCCGCATCCGCGACCTGCGGCCCGCACTGGCGCCCTCCTTCGTGCCCGCCCCCGACCTGAAGCCAGGGGAAGCCCGCCGCATCGACTTGCCCGCCTCCGGGATGCGGGTGCGCATTGAACGCACGGTGCGCAGAGACGGAAAGGTCCGCCGCGACGAGACCCTCAGCCACTACCGCCCCTGGGGCGGCGTGTTCGCGGTGGCGCCGGGAGACGAGCGGCTGCGGTAG
- a CDS encoding NADH:flavin oxidoreductase/NADH oxidase has translation MTQPVPAPAATPATSAPTPLLFTPVKLGGLTLPNRAVVSPMCMYSAKHGLANDFHLTHLGQFALGGAGLILTEATAVSPEGRISPEDLGLWSDEQIVPLGHVTDFVHRHGSLIGVQLAHAGRKASTYAPWRGRGVVAPEAGGWQVIGPSEDPYNAVFPHPVAMSTDDIRRVTSDFAAAARRAQVAGFDVVEIHAAHGYLLHQFLSPLANSRADEYGGPFENRVRFLLEVVRAVRAVWPTHLPLFVRVSATDWAPGGWDLGQTVQLAGLLRFEGVEVLDVSSGGLTPLQEISAGPLYQAPFAARIRAEVPDLRVMTVGMIETPAQAEGVLQDGVADLVALGRPFLRDPHWPQRAARELGLTPALPDVYARAGW, from the coding sequence ATGACCCAGCCCGTCCCGGCGCCCGCCGCCACCCCCGCCACAAGCGCGCCGACGCCCCTGCTGTTTACGCCCGTCAAACTGGGCGGCCTGACCCTGCCCAACCGCGCGGTCGTGTCGCCCATGTGCATGTACAGCGCCAAACACGGCCTGGCGAACGACTTTCACCTCACCCACCTGGGCCAGTTCGCGCTGGGCGGCGCGGGCCTCATCCTGACCGAGGCGACCGCCGTGTCGCCCGAGGGCCGCATCAGCCCCGAGGACCTGGGCCTGTGGAGTGACGAGCAGATCGTGCCGCTGGGCCACGTCACCGATTTCGTGCACCGCCACGGCAGCCTGATCGGGGTGCAGCTCGCGCACGCCGGGCGCAAGGCGAGCACCTACGCCCCCTGGCGCGGGCGCGGGGTGGTGGCCCCGGAAGCGGGGGGCTGGCAGGTCATCGGCCCCTCGGAGGACCCCTACAACGCCGTCTTTCCCCATCCCGTCGCCATGAGCACGGACGACATCCGGCGCGTGACTTCCGACTTCGCGGCGGCGGCGCGGCGGGCGCAAGTCGCGGGCTTCGACGTGGTCGAGATCCACGCCGCGCACGGCTACCTGCTGCACCAGTTTCTCTCGCCGCTGGCGAACAGCCGCGCGGACGAGTACGGCGGTCCCTTCGAGAACCGCGTGCGCTTCTTGCTGGAAGTCGTGCGGGCGGTGCGGGCGGTGTGGCCCACCCACCTGCCCCTCTTCGTGCGGGTCAGCGCGACCGACTGGGCGCCCGGCGGCTGGGACCTGGGGCAGACGGTGCAGCTCGCCGGACTGCTGCGCTTCGAGGGGGTGGAAGTCCTCGACGTGAGCAGCGGGGGCCTCACGCCCCTCCAGGAGATCAGCGCCGGGCCGCTGTATCAGGCGCCCTTCGCCGCCCGCATCCGCGCCGAGGTGCCCGACCTGCGGGTGATGACCGTCGGCATGATCGAGACCCCCGCCCAGGCCGAAGGTGTGCTGCAAGACGGCGTCGCCGACCTCGTCGCGCTGGGCCGCCCCTTCCTGCGCGACCCGCACTGGCCCCAGCGCGCCGCCCGCGAACTCGGCCTGACGCCCGCGCTGCCCGACGTGTACGCGCGGGCCGGGTGGTAG